A window from Kluyveromyces lactis strain NRRL Y-1140 chromosome E complete sequence encodes these proteins:
- the GUP1 gene encoding O-acyltransferase (similar to uniprot|P53154 Saccharomyces cerevisiae YGL084C GUP1 Multimembrane-spanning protein or to uniprot|Q08929 Saccharomyces cerevisiae YPL189w active glycerol transporter (putative)), which produces MGIVSVVQDFFSLETLDQRLTAPTNDSRRKQKLGPEIQSRWSSLEFKAYWLILCIVLPLMLKAGMDATNSWNSNYYKYQHLLSKGWMFGRKVDNSDAQYRFFRDNLLLLVGLMVLHLSIKKAVLQFTNVQKVTFDFWFGLVFLIGAHGVNCLRVLFHVLVMFTLAKTFKRQRALATLSVWIYGIGSLFINNSYRNLQYGQIIPLLKPLDHSFKGIIERWDVFYNFTLLRMISFDMDFLERWNKIHSNPATVPASNSVSPERFEMKRASSTQVLETIEENATKSVLLDERARLIAPHHIQEYSLMRYLAYVTYTPLFIAGPILTFNDYLYQSSHQLPSINFKRILKYALRLLFCLFIMEFLLHFVYVVAVSKTKAWNGDSPFQISMIGLFNLNLIWLKLLIPWRLFRLWALLDGIDPPENMIRCMNNNFSPVAFWRAWHRSYNKWVIRYIYIPLGGSGNRIITSFAVFSFVAIWHDIELKLLLWGWLVVLFLLPEIMLSRYFNKFSKKPWYRHVCACGAVLNIWMMMIANLFGFCLGHDGILLFFKEMFGTFDGLLFFAIANCALFVGVQLMFEFRAQEMRAGIYVKC; this is translated from the coding sequence ATGGGAATTGTGTCCGTCGTGCAGGATTTCTTCTCGCTAGAGACTCTAGATCAACGTTTGACGGCACCTACGAATGATTCTCGTCGTAAACAGAAATTGGGGCCAGAAATTCAATCTAGATGGTCGTCATTAGAATTCAAGGCTTATTGGTTAATCTTGTGTATAGTGCTACCGTTGATGCTTAAGGCAGGAATGGATGCTACTAACTCATGGAATTCAAACTATTACAAGTACCAGCATTTGTTGAGTAAGGGATGGATGTTCGGAAGAAAAGTTGATAACAGCGATGCCCAGTATAGATTTTTTAGAGATAATCTATTGTTACTGGTGGGTCTGATGGTACTTCATTTATCTATCAAGAAAGCTGTGCTCCAATTTACCAATGTACAAAAGGTGACGTTTGATTTTTGGTTTGGGTTAGTTTTCTTAATTGGTGCACATGGCGTAAACTGCTTGCGCGTTTTGTTCCATGTTCTAGTAATGTTCACCCTAGCCAAGACATTTAAGAGGCAAAGAGCATTGGCAACTTTGAGTGTGTGGATATATGGTATTGGCTCCCTTTTCATTAACAATTCCTATAGAAACTTACAATACGGCCAGATAATACCGCTTCTGAAACCGTTGGACCATTCATTTAAAGgtatcattgaaagatggGACGTTTTTTACAATTTTACATTATTGAGAATGATCTCATTCGATATGGATTTCTTAGAAAGATGGAATAAGATTCATTCCAACCCCGCGACTGTTCCTGCGTCAAATAGCGTTTCACCTGAAAGATTTGAGATGAAACGCGCCTCCAGCACCCAAGTGCTAGAAactattgaagaaaatgctACTAAATCAGTCTTGTTGGATGAGCGTGCAAGACTTATCGCACCGCACCatattcaagaatattCCTTGATGCGTTATTTGGCATATGTTACTTATACCCCATTATTTATTGCTGGACCAATATTGACTTTTAACGATTACTTGTACCAATCTTCTCATCAATTACCTTCCATCAACTTTAAAAGAATTCTCAAATACGCGCTGAGGTTATTGTTCTGTTTGTTCATAATGGAATTTTTACTTCACTTCGTATATGTGGTTGCTGTTTCAAAGACCAAGGCATGGAATGGTGACTCCCCATTCCAAATCTCGATGATTGGTTTATTTAATCTAAATTTAATATGGCTAAAATTACTTATCCCATGGAGATTATTTAGATTATGGGCACTTTTGGATGGTATCGATCCACCAGAAAATATGATACGTTGTATGAATAACAATTTCTCTCCAGTTGCATTTTGGAGAGCTTGGCACAGATCTTATAATAAATGGGTCATTCGCTATATCTATATCCCATTAGGTGGGTCTGGAAATAGAATTATAACGTCATTTGCTGTTTTCTCATTCGTCGCGATCTGGCATGATATTGAACTAAAACTCTTACTATGGGGCTGGTTGGTTGTACTCTTTTTGCTACCAGAGATAATGCTCTCTAGATATTTTAATAAGTTCAGTAAGAAGCCTTGGTATAGGCATGTTTGTGCTTGTGGTGCAGTATTGAACatttggatgatgatgattgCTAACTTATTCGGGTTCTGTTTAGGACATGATGGAATTTTActgtttttcaaagaaatgtTTGGTACATTTGATGGGTTATTGTTTTTCGCCATAGCTAACTGTGCTCTTTTCGTCGGCGTACAATTGATGTTCGAATTCAGAGCCCAAGAGATGAGAGCCGGTATCTATGTAAAATGTTAA